GACGTCGAGACCGCCCTCACCCAGCACCGCGAATACGCGCGGGCGCTCGAGCGCTGCGGACTCGCCCTGACGATCCTTCCGCCGGATCCGCGCTTCCCCGATTCCTGCTTCGTCGAGGACACGGCCGTCCTCTGCGGCTCGACCGCGATCGTCACCCGCCCGGGAGCGGCGAGTCGGACGGGGGAGGTGGAGGAGATGCGCGGCCGCCTCGCGGAGCTCTTCCCGTCCGTGCGCGCGATCGAGCCCCCCGGAACGCTCGACGGCGGCGACGTCTGCGAAGCGGACAGCCGATTCTTCATCGGCGTCTCCGAGCGGACGAACGAGGCCGGCGCCCGCCAGCTCGCGAACTTCCTCGACGCGGAAGGAAAATCGGCGACGCTCGTCGACATCCGGGACACGCCCGGGATCCTCCATCTGAAGAGCGGCGTCACGTCGATCGGCGACGGCCGGCTCGTCGCGATCGGGGCGCTCGCGGAAAACGCGGCGTTTTCCGACTTCCAGGTGCTGACCGTCGCTTCCGGCGAGGAATACGCGGCCAACTGCGTTCGCGTCAACGACCACGTTCTCGTCGCGGCGGGATTTCCGCGCCTCGAATCGTCGCTCGAGAGTCTCGGCTATCCCGTCACGACCGTCCCGATGTCCGAGTTCCGCAAGATGGACGGCGGCCTCTCCTGTCTGTCGCTGCGGTTCTGACGAGCCGCTGCCCGCCGGTCTCGAGTCGAGGCTCTTCGCCTGGATTTCCCCCCGATTTCGAGTCGCAACTCTTGGACTCGCAAACTCGCGACTGGCCGCACCGCGGCCTTCCGATTCAATTGCATCAGCCCGCCATGCGACCGGGCCGATACCATCGCGGCATGGCAAACGGACTGCCGGACGTTCTCCGCCTCGGCGTGGCGGAGATGGACACCGAGCACCTCCTGCAGGTGCAGATCCTGTCCGTCATGCTCGAGGCCTTCGCCGACGACGACTGGCCGCGCGCGAGCGACCTGATCCGGCAGCTGCA
This sequence is a window from Thermoanaerobaculia bacterium. Protein-coding genes within it:
- a CDS encoding N(G),N(G)-dimethylarginine dimethylaminohydrolase, coding for MTVFTRAILRTPSSNFADGLTTAELGAPDVETALTQHREYARALERCGLALTILPPDPRFPDSCFVEDTAVLCGSTAIVTRPGAASRTGEVEEMRGRLAELFPSVRAIEPPGTLDGGDVCEADSRFFIGVSERTNEAGARQLANFLDAEGKSATLVDIRDTPGILHLKSGVTSIGDGRLVAIGALAENAAFSDFQVLTVASGEEYAANCVRVNDHVLVAAGFPRLESSLESLGYPVTTVPMSEFRKMDGGLSCLSLRF